A single window of uncultured Fibrobacter sp. DNA harbors:
- a CDS encoding phosphatase, with translation MDNKLIATVDIGSHSCILLIAAFEELPLSTGSTGSRFASSLTLSGTESPAEAIASKDTEPAEVSAEKGDGTAPRKVLVPKLQKVEVCRLGEDIYEHGKITEKRMKELEAIMTKFRMDLHALGANLKAAVMTEAMRNAENPDEVIAVVEKALWIKPRIISGEEEGKLTYRSVKEWHGDGIVTIDIGGGSTELSNGANTFSIPVGALKMFKAMGPIPGPEYKKFVKETFKEVSFKGMTKKPVYLIGGTGTALAMVYLNKQQFDYKAIEGLELSINDLDAVTTRISNLSKELRAMLPGLENGRHEVIICGLFWLKSLLEKLRVETFKISTAGLRFGLLYEEER, from the coding sequence ATGGATAACAAGCTGATCGCCACCGTCGATATCGGAAGTCACAGTTGCATTCTTCTGATTGCGGCTTTCGAGGAGTTGCCCCTTTCGACTGGTTCGACAGGCTCACGCTTCGCAAGCTCGCTAACCTTATCAGGGACCGAATCACCAGCCGAAGCTATCGCCTCTAAGGACACTGAGCCCGCCGAAGTGTCCGCAGAAAAGGGCGATGGAACCGCTCCGCGCAAGGTGCTGGTGCCGAAGCTCCAGAAAGTCGAGGTCTGCCGCCTGGGCGAAGACATTTACGAACACGGCAAAATTACCGAAAAACGCATGAAGGAACTCGAAGCCATCATGACGAAGTTCCGCATGGACCTGCACGCCCTGGGAGCAAACCTCAAGGCGGCTGTCATGACCGAAGCGATGAGAAACGCCGAAAACCCCGACGAAGTGATTGCCGTAGTGGAAAAGGCCCTGTGGATTAAGCCGCGAATCATTTCGGGCGAAGAAGAAGGCAAGCTCACCTACCGATCCGTTAAGGAATGGCACGGAGATGGAATCGTGACGATTGACATCGGCGGCGGTTCCACGGAACTTAGCAACGGGGCCAACACCTTCTCTATTCCGGTGGGCGCCCTCAAGATGTTCAAGGCGATGGGTCCTATCCCCGGTCCCGAATACAAGAAGTTTGTGAAGGAAACCTTCAAGGAAGTTTCTTTCAAGGGCATGACGAAAAAGCCGGTGTACCTGATTGGCGGTACCGGAACGGCGCTTGCGATGGTCTACCTGAACAAGCAGCAGTTCGACTACAAGGCTATCGAAGGCCTGGAACTTTCGATTAACGACCTTGATGCCGTAACGACACGCATCTCGAACTTGTCGAAGGAACTCCGCGCCATGCTCCCCGGCCTCGAAAACGGTCGCCACGAAGTCATTATCTGCGGACTCTTCTGGCTCAAGTCGCTTTTGGAAAAGCTCCGCGTCGAAACATTTAAGATAAGTACCGCAGGACTCCGCTTTGGACTACTTTACGAGGAAGAACGTTAA